The following proteins are encoded in a genomic region of Streptomyces sp. NBC_01723:
- a CDS encoding ATP-binding protein, giving the protein MRDPLSVLTEAFTSFLFGKVETTRLPVRTSTGQAQAVYLPTAAPGLGDSGVIIGREVYSGKGYIYDPFQLYGQQLPAPHWLVLGESGNGKSALEKTYVLRQLRFRDRQVVVLDAQGEDGVGEWNLIAEELGITPIRLDPMAALDHGIRLNPLDPAITTTGQLALLRTIIEVAMGHGLDERSGFALKVAHAYVNETIVERQPVLTDIVERLRHPEPESAEAMNVAIDDVRAWGLDVALVLDRLVDGDLRGMFDGPTTVGIDLDAPLIVFDLSHIDRNSIAMPILMAIVGVWLEHTWIRPDRKKRIFLVEEAWHIINSPFVAQLFQRLLKFGRRLGLSFVAVVHHLSDVVDGAAAREAAAILKMASTRTIYAQKADEARATGRVLGLPRWAVEIIPTLTPGIAVWDVNGNVQVVKHLITETERPLVFTDRAMTQSSADFNDDALRAAELEAEERAAAFMEQHIGDSSESTVA; this is encoded by the coding sequence ATGCGGGACCCGCTGTCCGTCCTCACCGAGGCCTTCACGTCCTTCCTCTTCGGGAAGGTGGAGACGACCCGCCTCCCCGTCCGCACCTCCACGGGCCAGGCCCAGGCCGTCTACCTGCCGACCGCCGCGCCCGGCCTCGGCGACTCCGGCGTGATCATCGGCCGCGAGGTCTACTCCGGCAAGGGCTACATCTACGACCCCTTCCAGCTCTACGGCCAGCAGCTCCCCGCCCCGCACTGGCTGGTGCTCGGGGAGTCCGGCAACGGCAAGTCCGCGCTGGAGAAGACGTACGTCCTGCGCCAGCTCCGCTTCCGCGACCGCCAGGTCGTCGTCCTCGACGCCCAGGGCGAGGACGGCGTCGGCGAGTGGAACCTCATCGCCGAGGAGCTGGGCATAACTCCCATCCGCCTCGACCCGATGGCCGCCCTGGACCACGGCATCCGCCTCAACCCCCTCGACCCGGCGATCACGACGACGGGCCAGCTCGCGCTGCTCCGGACGATCATCGAGGTCGCGATGGGGCACGGCCTCGACGAGCGCTCCGGCTTCGCGCTCAAGGTGGCGCACGCCTACGTCAACGAGACCATCGTCGAACGCCAGCCCGTCCTCACCGACATCGTCGAGCGGCTCCGCCACCCCGAGCCGGAGTCCGCCGAGGCGATGAACGTCGCCATAGACGACGTACGGGCCTGGGGCCTGGACGTGGCCCTCGTCCTCGACCGCCTCGTCGACGGTGACCTGCGCGGCATGTTCGACGGCCCGACGACGGTCGGCATCGATCTCGACGCCCCGCTGATCGTCTTCGACCTCTCCCACATCGACCGCAACTCCATCGCCATGCCGATCCTCATGGCCATCGTCGGCGTCTGGCTGGAGCACACCTGGATCCGCCCCGACCGGAAGAAGCGCATCTTCCTGGTCGAGGAGGCCTGGCACATCATCAACAGCCCGTTCGTGGCGCAGCTGTTCCAGCGGCTGCTGAAGTTCGGGCGTCGGCTCGGCCTGTCCTTCGTGGCGGTGGTCCACCACCTGTCCGACGTCGTCGACGGCGCGGCCGCCAGAGAGGCCGCGGCCATCCTCAAGATGGCCTCCACCCGGACCATCTACGCCCAGAAGGCCGACGAGGCGCGGGCCACGGGACGTGTCCTCGGCCTGCCACGCTGGGCCGTGGAGATCATCCCCACCCTCACCCCAGGCATCGCGGTGTGGGACGTCAACGGCAACGTCCAGGTGGTCAAACACCTGATCACCGAGACCGAACGGCCCCTGGTCTTCACCGACCGCGCGATGACCCAGTCCTCCGCCGACTTCAACGACGACGCCCTGCGCGCCGCCGAACTGGAGGCGGAGGAACGGGCGGCGGCCTTCATGGAGCAGCACATCGGCGACTCGTCCGAATCGACGGTGGCGTAG
- a CDS encoding type IV secretory system conjugative DNA transfer family protein — MRPDDHRDQRPAQGGIPDGLLVGILAFLLGMTLLVWTATGLSALFTHGSWPPGVTFTGTPLAMRELIAEPHDIPGAWPDTPAGALSGYGLFWGLFIGQMMVLVVLAVFVMGTVARWRAVRQRRRAEAVAAPVREPEPEPTREPVHEVPVPRAPEQQTAPEVQPLTSVADGEQAGGWETNRAEGVVHYGTPATRHSTAAQTLRDAEGAALVITSNPDLWSDTKDARAKLGPVHLYDPTHRCDTPARLHWSPTAGCEDGQTATTRAAALLAPIRPTARLDQAVSDTAELLLRSYLHAAAIDGRTIRHVHRWSQGLQIQDAVRVLRTHPKAAPGSAGELEGALTAHPERRDMAQQLTARALAALSTVNIREACTPNRNDALALDSFVHEQGTLYVVGESIEDPRTSPGAMPLLTALVSSVVERGRRMAERSSSGRLDPPMALVLDDVAAVAPLPQLPELLATGADHGMPTLALLRSREQGRARWPHDELPV, encoded by the coding sequence ATGAGACCGGACGACCACCGCGACCAGCGGCCGGCCCAGGGTGGTATCCCGGACGGCCTGCTGGTCGGCATACTCGCCTTCCTCCTCGGCATGACCCTGCTGGTGTGGACCGCGACCGGCCTGTCCGCCCTGTTCACCCACGGCTCCTGGCCCCCGGGCGTGACCTTCACCGGCACCCCCCTGGCCATGCGCGAGCTGATCGCCGAGCCCCACGACATCCCCGGCGCCTGGCCGGACACCCCGGCGGGCGCGCTCTCCGGGTACGGGCTGTTCTGGGGGCTGTTCATCGGCCAGATGATGGTGCTGGTCGTCCTGGCGGTGTTCGTGATGGGCACGGTGGCCCGGTGGCGGGCGGTACGACAGCGACGGCGTGCGGAGGCGGTGGCGGCGCCCGTGCGGGAGCCGGAGCCGGAGCCCACGCGGGAGCCGGTGCACGAAGTACCGGTCCCCAGGGCACCGGAGCAGCAGACGGCCCCGGAGGTACAGCCCCTCACTTCTGTGGCCGACGGCGAACAGGCAGGTGGGTGGGAGACAAACCGCGCCGAAGGCGTGGTGCACTACGGGACGCCGGCCACCCGCCACTCCACCGCAGCACAAACCCTGCGCGACGCGGAAGGCGCAGCCCTCGTCATCACCTCCAACCCGGACCTCTGGTCGGACACCAAGGACGCCCGCGCCAAGCTCGGCCCGGTCCACCTGTACGACCCCACCCACCGCTGCGACACCCCCGCCCGCCTCCACTGGTCCCCCACCGCCGGCTGCGAGGACGGACAGACGGCCACGACCAGAGCGGCCGCCCTCCTCGCCCCCATCCGCCCCACCGCCCGCCTCGACCAGGCCGTCAGCGACACCGCCGAACTCCTGCTGCGCAGCTACCTCCACGCCGCCGCCATCGACGGCCGCACCATCCGCCACGTCCACCGCTGGTCCCAGGGCCTCCAGATCCAGGACGCCGTACGCGTCCTCCGCACTCACCCCAAGGCCGCGCCCGGCTCCGCGGGCGAACTCGAAGGCGCCCTCACCGCCCACCCCGAACGCCGGGACATGGCACAGCAGTTGACCGCCCGGGCCCTCGCGGCCCTCTCCACGGTCAACATCCGCGAGGCCTGTACTCCCAACCGAAATGATGCCCTCGCCTTGGATTCCTTCGTCCACGAACAGGGCACCCTTTACGTGGTGGGGGAATCCATCGAGGACCCTCGCACGAGCCCCGGCGCGATGCCGCTGCTGACGGCGCTCGTCTCCAGCGTGGTCGAGCGCGGCCGGCGCATGGCCGAACGGTCATCCTCCGGTCGCCTCGACCCACCAATGGCCCTCGTCCTGGACGACGTCGCGGCCGTGGCGCCGCTTCCCCAGCTCCCGGAGCTGCTGGCCACCGGCGCGGACCACGGCATGCCGACCCTCGCCCTGCTCCGTTCCCGGGAACAGGGCCGAGCCCGCTGGCCCCACGACGAACTCCCCGTGTAG
- a CDS encoding GNAT family N-acetyltransferase has translation MSASVPGDYVIRSIRADEWPAVKELRLRALRDPLAHLAYLETYDDAVARPDSFWQERAAKAAEGQTEAQQIVAVGPGGLWLGTLTVLVEAAGTTDWAGFPVERRQGHVVGVFVRPEWRGSGLTKALFAVGLEWAWANGAERVRLIVHPDNGRAQGAYRNAGFVASGRTVPLVGGPGDHELEFVLER, from the coding sequence ATGAGTGCCTCGGTCCCCGGTGACTATGTGATCCGCTCCATACGCGCCGACGAGTGGCCCGCCGTGAAGGAGCTGCGGCTGCGCGCGCTGCGGGATCCGCTGGCGCACCTCGCCTATCTGGAGACGTACGACGACGCGGTGGCGCGGCCGGACTCCTTCTGGCAGGAGCGGGCGGCCAAGGCCGCGGAGGGGCAGACCGAGGCGCAGCAGATCGTCGCGGTGGGGCCCGGAGGGCTGTGGCTCGGCACGCTGACGGTGCTGGTGGAGGCGGCCGGGACGACCGACTGGGCCGGGTTCCCCGTGGAGCGACGGCAGGGGCATGTCGTCGGTGTGTTCGTGCGGCCCGAGTGGCGGGGGAGCGGGCTGACCAAGGCGCTGTTCGCCGTCGGCCTGGAGTGGGCGTGGGCGAACGGCGCGGAGCGGGTGCGGCTCATCGTGCATCCGGACAACGGGCGGGCGCAGGGCGCCTACCGGAACGCGGGGTTCGTGGCGAGCGGGCGGACGGTGCCGCTGGTGGGCGGGCCCGGGGACCACGAGCTGGAGTTCGTGCTGGAGCGCTGA
- a CDS encoding phosphatase PAP2 family protein, giving the protein MAGLAESGSNPDVELLYDINGLAKDAPHWFDRVMEFVGEYGLLFAIVLLVLWCWWGVRRRGGQDAASNVAALVWAPLAAGVAVLINVPIRGFVERPRPFKTHDGLEVLVDGKNDFSFVSDHATLVMALAVALFVAHRKFGIAAIVLALFGGFARVYMGVHYPTDVVGGFALGTAVALLLSPVAMALLTPLTRAIERSPRVGWLVSARGPEGAAGRDAVIPGARKESAGAGERDLAA; this is encoded by the coding sequence ATGGCTGGACTCGCCGAATCCGGGTCGAACCCCGACGTCGAGCTGCTCTACGACATCAATGGCCTGGCCAAGGACGCGCCGCACTGGTTCGACCGGGTCATGGAGTTCGTCGGTGAGTACGGACTGCTGTTCGCGATCGTGCTGCTGGTGCTCTGGTGCTGGTGGGGTGTGCGGCGGCGCGGCGGTCAGGACGCGGCCTCCAACGTGGCGGCCCTCGTATGGGCGCCGCTCGCGGCCGGTGTCGCGGTACTGATCAACGTCCCGATACGGGGTTTCGTGGAGCGCCCCCGGCCCTTCAAGACGCATGACGGGCTCGAGGTGCTCGTCGACGGGAAGAACGACTTCTCCTTCGTCAGCGATCACGCGACGCTCGTGATGGCGCTGGCCGTCGCCCTGTTCGTGGCCCACCGCAAGTTCGGGATCGCCGCGATCGTGCTCGCGCTGTTCGGCGGCTTCGCCCGGGTCTACATGGGCGTGCACTACCCGACGGACGTCGTGGGCGGTTTCGCCCTCGGCACGGCCGTCGCGCTGCTGCTGTCGCCGGTCGCCATGGCCCTTCTCACACCGCTGACCCGCGCGATCGAGCGGTCGCCCCGGGTGGGGTGGCTGGTCAGCGCGCGCGGCCCGGAGGGCGCGGCCGGACGCGATGCCGTGATCCCCGGGGCGCGCAAGGAGAGCGCCGGGGCGGGAGAGCGGGATCTCGCCGCCTAA
- a CDS encoding sensor histidine kinase, whose translation MEPVKPVPEDRAAEPLTEYVQRVTRRLRAFDRRRPLVWDLHFTAFWVTAALTDYAGGGWRHNAHSLDVPGGLVVAMSLAFSVPLLWRRTHPVAVLLFMVPVDLVNAWTGTALQAALLQLVLVFHITLRRPLRSLWWVTPLVTAPTLVTAARYGDDGSWHQQIGAMLLSIGVVALVAITTRTRRDHTEVLEDRANRLETERDQQLRLAAAAERTRIAREMHDIIGHNLSVITGLADGGRYAAAKSPERATQALDAIGTTSRQALAELRRLLDVLRDDEQDGPAELAPQPALTDLDRLLDGVRRAGLPVGTSINGRATLPEGRQLTLYRVIQEALTNTLKHAGPEATAHIDLSYEAGGAVTLTVTDTGRTAPSPARPGGRGLPGMRERTSLYGGTLEAGPRPHPERGWRVHLHLPEEIPQ comes from the coding sequence ATGGAGCCCGTGAAGCCCGTCCCGGAAGACCGAGCGGCCGAACCCCTCACCGAGTACGTCCAGCGCGTCACCCGACGGCTGCGCGCCTTCGACCGACGCCGTCCGCTCGTGTGGGACCTGCACTTCACCGCCTTCTGGGTCACCGCGGCGCTGACCGACTACGCCGGCGGCGGCTGGCGCCACAACGCCCACAGCCTCGACGTGCCCGGCGGCCTCGTCGTCGCCATGAGCCTCGCCTTCTCGGTCCCCCTCCTCTGGCGCCGTACCCACCCCGTGGCCGTTCTCCTGTTCATGGTCCCCGTGGACCTCGTCAACGCCTGGACCGGCACCGCTCTCCAGGCCGCCCTCCTCCAGCTCGTCCTCGTCTTCCACATCACGCTGCGCCGTCCCCTGCGCTCCCTGTGGTGGGTGACCCCTCTGGTGACCGCCCCGACCCTCGTCACCGCCGCCCGTTACGGCGACGACGGCTCCTGGCACCAGCAGATCGGGGCGATGCTCCTGTCCATCGGCGTGGTCGCCCTCGTCGCGATCACCACCCGGACCCGGCGCGACCACACCGAGGTCCTGGAGGACCGAGCCAACCGCCTGGAGACCGAACGGGACCAGCAGCTCCGGCTCGCCGCAGCCGCCGAACGCACCCGCATAGCCCGGGAGATGCACGACATCATCGGCCACAACCTCTCCGTCATCACCGGACTCGCCGACGGCGGACGGTACGCCGCCGCCAAGTCCCCCGAGCGCGCCACCCAGGCCCTGGACGCCATCGGCACCACCAGCCGCCAGGCCCTCGCCGAACTCCGCCGCCTGCTGGACGTCCTGCGCGACGACGAACAGGACGGCCCCGCCGAACTCGCCCCGCAGCCCGCCCTCACCGACCTCGACCGACTCCTCGACGGCGTCCGCCGCGCGGGCCTCCCCGTCGGTACGAGCATCAACGGCCGCGCCACGCTCCCCGAGGGCCGCCAACTCACCCTCTACCGCGTCATCCAGGAAGCCCTCACCAACACCCTGAAGCACGCCGGCCCCGAGGCCACCGCACACATCGACCTCTCCTACGAGGCCGGCGGCGCCGTCACCCTCACCGTCACCGATACGGGCCGGACCGCCCCGTCTCCCGCCCGCCCCGGCGGCCGCGGCCTGCCCGGCATGCGCGAGCGAACGTCCCTGTACGGCGGCACACTTGAGGCGGGCCCACGCCCGCACCCCGAACGCGGCTGGCGCGTCCACCTGCACCTACCGGAGGAAATCCCGCAGTGA
- a CDS encoding SCO6880 family protein, whose protein sequence is MTTESHVSHPVTPRRTYLIGRARPNAIVGRNRETGEIALIVVGAFLGMMCGLLVPVLSLRIVLLCGFPMLALAAVYVPYKHRTFYKWFEINRSFKRTLRNGTTYRSGAIEAGTRADGREVEVGPPPGIGRISWLAAPFGPDEIAVLLHADRKTVTAAIEIEGPGVGLRDSEDQEALVDRFGTLLKHVANGDGFVTRIQMLARTLPADPDAHAKDVAQRGDAKSLPWLQQSYDQLQSMVSTSSEQHRAYLIACMHYNRELAAEANAMARAARPQNGRKLDRDAGLAVVMARELTDICSRLQEADIRVRQPLGQGRLASLVHAMYDPDHPIDHIQAMTKRNAWPAELDAMEPTYLQAKTRESSTRAPWCHATAWIKEWPMTPVGVNFLAPLLVHTPDVIRTVAVTMDLEPTEVAIERMLTEKTNDDAEASRAAKMNRTVDPRDVAAHGRLDQRGEDLASGAAGVNLVGYITVSSRNPEALARDKRTIRASAGKSYLKLEWCDREHHRAFVNTLPFATGIRR, encoded by the coding sequence TTGACGACCGAGTCCCACGTGTCCCATCCGGTCACGCCCCGCCGTACGTATCTGATCGGCCGCGCCCGGCCGAACGCGATCGTCGGCCGCAACCGCGAGACCGGTGAGATCGCGCTGATCGTCGTGGGCGCCTTCCTCGGCATGATGTGCGGGCTCCTCGTCCCCGTCCTCTCCCTGCGCATCGTGCTGCTCTGCGGCTTCCCGATGCTCGCGCTGGCGGCCGTCTACGTGCCGTACAAGCACCGGACGTTCTACAAGTGGTTCGAGATCAACCGCAGCTTCAAGCGGACGCTGCGCAACGGCACCACCTACCGCTCCGGCGCCATCGAGGCCGGCACCCGGGCCGACGGGCGTGAGGTCGAGGTCGGCCCACCGCCCGGCATCGGCCGCATCAGCTGGCTGGCGGCGCCGTTCGGCCCCGACGAGATCGCCGTACTGCTGCACGCCGACCGCAAGACCGTCACCGCCGCCATCGAGATCGAGGGCCCCGGCGTCGGCCTGCGCGACTCCGAGGACCAGGAAGCCCTCGTCGACCGCTTCGGCACCCTGCTCAAGCACGTGGCCAACGGCGACGGCTTCGTCACCCGCATCCAGATGCTGGCCCGCACCCTCCCGGCCGACCCCGACGCGCACGCCAAGGACGTCGCCCAGCGCGGCGACGCCAAGTCGCTGCCGTGGCTCCAGCAGTCGTACGACCAGCTCCAGTCGATGGTGTCGACCAGCAGCGAGCAGCACCGCGCGTACCTCATCGCCTGCATGCACTACAACCGCGAGCTGGCCGCCGAGGCCAACGCCATGGCCCGCGCCGCCCGCCCGCAGAACGGGCGCAAGCTGGACCGGGACGCCGGCCTCGCCGTCGTCATGGCGCGCGAGCTGACCGACATCTGCTCCCGCCTCCAGGAAGCCGACATCCGCGTACGCCAGCCGCTGGGCCAGGGCCGGCTCGCCTCCCTCGTGCACGCCATGTACGACCCGGACCACCCCATCGACCACATCCAGGCGATGACCAAGCGCAACGCCTGGCCGGCCGAGCTGGACGCCATGGAGCCCACCTACCTCCAGGCCAAGACCCGCGAGTCCTCCACCCGCGCGCCCTGGTGCCACGCCACCGCCTGGATCAAGGAGTGGCCGATGACCCCGGTCGGCGTGAACTTCCTCGCGCCGCTCCTCGTCCACACCCCGGACGTCATCCGCACGGTCGCCGTGACCATGGACCTCGAACCCACCGAGGTCGCCATCGAACGCATGCTGACCGAGAAGACCAACGACGACGCCGAGGCGTCCCGCGCCGCCAAGATGAACCGGACCGTGGACCCGCGCGACGTCGCCGCCCACGGCCGCCTCGACCAGCGCGGCGAGGACCTCGCCAGCGGCGCGGCAGGCGTCAACCTGGTCGGCTACATCACCGTCTCCTCCCGCAACCCCGAGGCCCTGGCCCGCGACAAGCGGACCATAAGGGCGTCGGCCGGGAAGTCGTACCTGAAACTGGAGTGGTGCGACCGTGAGCACCATCGCGCCTTCGTGAACACACTTCCGTTCGCCACCGGCATCCGAAGGTAG
- a CDS encoding metal-sensitive transcriptional regulator — MTTTEAGAGASSAAVEQVETAGTEIVTDHDRGVHGYHKQKDEHLKRLRRIEGQIRGLQRMVDEDVYCIDILTQVSASTKALQSFALQLLEEHLRHCVADAAVKGGAEIDAKVEEATKAIGRLLRT; from the coding sequence ATGACGACCACCGAGGCCGGCGCGGGTGCGTCCTCCGCCGCCGTGGAACAGGTGGAGACGGCCGGCACGGAGATCGTGACCGACCACGACCGCGGCGTGCACGGCTACCACAAGCAGAAGGACGAACACCTCAAGCGCCTGCGCCGCATCGAGGGCCAGATCCGCGGCCTGCAGCGCATGGTCGACGAGGACGTCTACTGCATCGACATACTCACCCAGGTCTCGGCCTCGACGAAGGCCCTCCAGTCCTTCGCGCTGCAACTCCTGGAGGAGCATCTGCGCCACTGCGTCGCCGACGCGGCCGTCAAGGGCGGCGCCGAGATCGACGCGAAGGTGGAAGAGGCGACGAAGGCCATCGGACGGCTACTGCGCACGTGA
- a CDS encoding FAD-binding oxidoreductase has protein sequence MHRRTFLGGSTAAALTATTASACTGTSPGTDPGTGPGPAKNPQTTPRLTHTATSTRTPTPTSWAALAKSLDGPLIRPGDRAWQSAHRLYNTRFDTLKPTAVAYAAHPDDIRTALSYARAHHVPVAVRNGGHSYAGWSSGDGRLIIDVSKLNRVRASGNEATVGAGAKLIDVYRALSAKGVTIPAGSCPTVGVSGLTLGGGHGVVSRAYGLTCDSLTRATLITADGKQITADATNGHKDLFWALRGAGNANFGVVTEFQFRTHPAPRAVTAYLTWPWRRAAAVVRAWQEWGPDQPDEIWSSLHLAAAPGRTPTVSVAAFSLGGYRELQNAVDRLAGRIGSSASKVYLKRRSYEESMEMYAGCSSFSTDARCHLPGSTPGRSPEGGLGRETYAARSDFFDRSIPADGIRALLSRLTSVRGGAGSIAFTALGGAVNRVSPTATAFVHRRSRTLAQYLVSWRPGTSGTDAQSWLASAHKSMRPYASGAAYQNYTDPTLTDWRKAYYADAAPRLAKLKRQYDPDRVFNNPQAL, from the coding sequence ATGCACCGGCGCACATTCCTAGGCGGCTCCACAGCCGCCGCCCTCACCGCAACCACGGCCTCGGCCTGCACAGGCACAAGCCCCGGCACGGACCCCGGCACGGGCCCCGGCCCGGCGAAGAACCCCCAGACCACCCCCCGCCTCACCCACACCGCAACCTCCACCCGCACCCCCACCCCCACCTCCTGGGCAGCCCTGGCCAAATCCCTGGACGGCCCCCTGATCCGTCCCGGCGACCGCGCCTGGCAATCGGCCCACCGCCTCTACAACACCCGCTTCGACACCCTCAAACCGACCGCCGTCGCCTACGCCGCCCACCCAGACGACATCCGCACGGCTCTCTCCTACGCCCGTGCCCACCACGTCCCCGTGGCCGTCCGCAACGGCGGCCACTCCTACGCGGGCTGGTCCTCCGGCGACGGCCGTCTGATCATCGACGTCTCGAAACTCAACCGCGTCCGGGCGAGCGGCAACGAGGCCACCGTCGGCGCCGGCGCCAAGCTCATCGACGTGTACCGCGCCCTCTCCGCGAAGGGCGTCACCATCCCCGCCGGCTCCTGTCCCACCGTCGGCGTCTCCGGCCTCACCCTCGGCGGCGGCCACGGCGTCGTCTCCCGGGCCTACGGCCTGACCTGTGACAGCCTCACCCGGGCCACCCTGATCACGGCGGACGGCAAGCAGATCACCGCCGACGCCACCAACGGCCACAAGGACCTGTTCTGGGCCCTGCGCGGCGCGGGCAACGCCAACTTCGGCGTGGTCACCGAGTTCCAGTTCCGCACCCACCCGGCCCCGCGGGCCGTGACGGCGTACCTGACCTGGCCCTGGCGCAGGGCCGCCGCGGTCGTCCGCGCCTGGCAGGAGTGGGGGCCGGACCAGCCCGACGAGATCTGGTCGTCCCTCCACCTGGCCGCCGCCCCCGGCCGCACGCCCACCGTCTCGGTCGCCGCCTTCTCCCTGGGCGGCTACCGCGAACTGCAGAACGCCGTGGACCGCCTGGCCGGCCGCATCGGCTCATCCGCGAGCAAGGTGTACCTCAAGCGGCGTTCGTACGAGGAGTCGATGGAGATGTACGCGGGCTGCTCGTCGTTCTCCACCGACGCCCGCTGCCACCTCCCGGGCTCCACCCCGGGCCGCTCGCCCGAGGGCGGACTCGGCCGCGAGACGTACGCGGCCCGCTCGGACTTCTTCGACCGCTCGATCCCGGCGGACGGCATCCGCGCCCTGCTCTCCCGCCTCACCTCGGTGCGCGGCGGCGCCGGCAGCATCGCGTTCACCGCGCTCGGCGGCGCGGTGAACCGCGTCTCCCCGACGGCGACCGCGTTCGTGCACCGCCGCTCCCGCACGTTGGCCCAGTACCTCGTCTCGTGGCGGCCGGGCACGAGCGGCACGGACGCCCAGTCCTGGCTGGCCTCCGCCCACAAGTCGATGCGCCCGTACGCCTCGGGCGCCGCCTACCAGAACTACACGGACCCGACCCTGACGGACTGGCGGAAGGCCTACTACGCGGACGCGGCCCCGCGCCTGGCGAAACTCAAGCGCCAGTACGACCCGGACCGCGTCTTCAACAACCCCCAGGCGCTCTAG
- a CDS encoding DUF47 domain-containing protein — protein MRFRLTPRETSFYDMFAASADNIVTGSKLLMELLGADASARAEIAERMRAAEHAGDDATHAIFHQLNSSFITPFDREDIYNLASSLDDIMDFMEEAVDLVVLYNVEELPKGVEQQIEVLARAAELTAEAMPNLRTMDNLTEYWIEVNRLENQADQIHRKLLAHLFNGTYEAIEVLKLKQIVDVLEEAADAFEHVANTVETIAVKES, from the coding sequence GTGCGCTTTCGTCTGACCCCCAGGGAGACGAGCTTCTACGACATGTTCGCCGCCTCCGCGGACAACATCGTCACGGGCTCGAAACTCCTGATGGAACTGCTCGGGGCGGACGCGTCCGCCCGGGCCGAGATCGCAGAGCGTATGCGGGCCGCCGAACACGCGGGTGACGACGCCACGCACGCGATCTTCCACCAGCTGAACTCCTCGTTCATCACGCCCTTCGACCGCGAGGACATCTACAACCTCGCGTCGTCCCTCGACGACATCATGGACTTCATGGAGGAGGCCGTCGACCTGGTCGTCCTCTACAACGTCGAGGAGCTGCCGAAGGGCGTCGAGCAGCAGATCGAGGTGCTGGCGCGGGCCGCCGAGCTGACCGCCGAGGCCATGCCGAACCTGCGCACCATGGACAACCTCACCGAGTACTGGATCGAGGTCAACCGCCTGGAGAACCAGGCCGACCAGATCCACCGCAAGCTGCTCGCGCACCTCTTCAACGGCACCTACGAGGCAATAGAGGTGCTGAAGCTCAAGCAGATCGTGGATGTGCTCGAGGAAGCGGCCGACGCCTTCGAGCACGTGGCGAACACGGTGGAGACCATCGCCGTCAAGGAGTCCTGA
- a CDS encoding C40 family peptidase translates to MTVRKAWIAGTVVVGSGLSFVMLLVVGVYLVAGDLAGGAGGGTKKLAKGSVPAAYQPLVQKWGNLCPAINPALLAAQLYQESGFNPKAQSHAAAQGIAQFIPGTWATHGIDGDGDGDRDVWDPNDAIPSAASYDCSLASYVKDVPGNPTENMLASYNAGAYAVIKYQGVPPYKETRNYVKVITTLEKSFAAPQTRVDPSEQAAGAIAYAQKKLGTLYLWGGNGTPEQGGRFDCSGLTKAAYESVGIKLPRVANDQYNAGPHPSRDELLPGDLVFFSDDLTNSRAIRHVGIYVGGGYMIDAPRTGAVIRFDPIDTPDYFGATRVTEDGAKALPTTV, encoded by the coding sequence TTGACGGTGCGTAAGGCGTGGATCGCGGGGACCGTGGTCGTCGGGTCCGGTCTCTCCTTCGTGATGCTGCTGGTCGTGGGCGTCTACCTGGTCGCCGGAGACCTCGCGGGAGGCGCCGGCGGAGGGACGAAGAAGCTCGCCAAGGGGTCGGTGCCCGCGGCCTACCAGCCGCTCGTGCAGAAGTGGGGCAATCTCTGCCCCGCCATCAACCCGGCGCTGCTCGCCGCCCAGCTCTACCAGGAGAGCGGCTTCAACCCGAAGGCGCAGAGCCACGCGGCGGCGCAGGGCATAGCGCAGTTCATCCCCGGTACGTGGGCGACCCACGGCATCGACGGGGACGGGGACGGCGACCGGGATGTGTGGGATCCCAACGACGCGATCCCGTCGGCCGCCTCGTACGACTGCTCCCTCGCGTCGTACGTGAAGGACGTGCCCGGGAATCCGACCGAGAACATGCTGGCCTCCTACAACGCGGGGGCCTACGCGGTGATCAAGTACCAGGGTGTCCCGCCGTACAAGGAGACCCGGAACTACGTGAAGGTGATCACCACCCTGGAGAAGAGCTTCGCGGCGCCCCAGACGCGGGTGGATCCGTCGGAGCAGGCCGCCGGGGCCATCGCGTACGCGCAGAAGAAGCTCGGCACGCTCTATCTCTGGGGCGGGAACGGGACGCCCGAGCAGGGCGGGCGGTTCGACTGTTCGGGCCTGACCAAGGCGGCGTACGAGAGCGTGGGGATCAAGTTGCCGCGCGTCGCGAACGATCAGTACAACGCGGGGCCGCATCCCTCGCGGGACGAACTGCTCCCCGGCGACCTGGTGTTCTTCTCGGACGATCTCACCAACTCCCGGGCCATCCGGCATGTGGGGATTTACGTCGGCGGCGGCTACATGATCGACGCCCCCCGCACGGGTGCTGTGATCCGGTTCGACCCGATCGACACCCCCGACTACTTCGGGGCCACGCGGGTGACCGAGGATGGCGCGAAAGCGCTGCCCACCACGGTGTGA